In the genome of Dermacentor andersoni chromosome 3, qqDerAnde1_hic_scaffold, whole genome shotgun sequence, one region contains:
- the LOC126542388 gene encoding 3-alpha-hydroxysteroid sulfotransferase-like isoform X2: MAGNEGTDEFSTHTRPEGKAPRRPFHRVVDGVPRCAWLDPDIFREFHLFRPMLNDVITSTYPKSGTHWVQFLVQLILKGGKLVESYEEFTSHTHALEYMKHDDWKPSLPMRLFYSHLPLNKETMSKEAKYIYIARNPWDICVSFYHMMNEVSVWQFQGATFEEFVDAFLETDLGYGSYFDHVSSGYNLRNEPNVLFITYEDLKRDTRGLVLSLARFLGERYYRALKEDAELLAKILEWSKPEFMRKIIILDFGTTDNPAFKEMFERNTLSCSHGYEGDKSKYAMVRTAKVGGWKEHFTSELLARLEKKIEEEGDNAAFIDLWKDIREEAIAFSKSTT; encoded by the coding sequence ACTGATGAATTCTCCACGCACACGCGGCCAGAAGGCAAAGCACCACGCAGGCCTTTCCACAGAGTGGTCGACGGGGTGCCAAGATgtgcttggctggatccggacaTCTTCCGCGAGTTCCACCTGTTCAGACCCATGCTGAATGACGTCATAACGAGCACGTATCCCAAAAGCGGAACTCACTGGGTACAATTCCTCGTCCAACTCATCCTAAAGGGAGGGAAACTGGTGGAGTCGTATGAAGAGTTCACCAGTCACACTCATGCATTAGAGTACATGAAGCACGACGATTGGAAACCCAGTCTCCCAATGAGACTGTTCTACTCGCATCTTCCTCTGAACAAGGAGACCATGAGCAAGGAGGCCAAGTACATTTACATCGCCCGAAACCCGTGGGACATCTGCGTCTCCTTCTACCACATGATGAACGAGGTCAGCGTCTGGCAGTTTCAAGGTGCCACCTTCGAGGAGTTCGTGGACGCCTTTCTGGAGACCGACCTGGGCTACGGAAGCTACTTCGATCACGTCTCGTCGGGCTACAACCTGAGAAACGAACCGAACGTGCTGTTCATCACTTACGAGGACCTCAAGAGGGACACCAGAGGGCTGGTACTGAGCTTGGCGCGGTTCCTGGGGGAGCGCTACTACCGAGCCTTGAAGGAAGACGCCGAGCTTCTGGCAAAAATATTGGAGTGGTCGAAGCCTGAATTTATGCGCAAAATAATAATACTAGATTTCGGCACAACCGATAACCCGGCATTCAAGGAAATGTTCGAGAGGAACACGCTGTCATGCTCTCACGGGTACGAAGGAGACAAGAGCAAATACGCCATGGTGAGAACAGCCAAGGTGGGTGGCTGGAAAGAGCACTTCACGTCAGAGCTACTGGCTCGTTTGGAGAAGAAGATAGAAGAGGAAGGTGACAACGCAGCATTCATTGATCTTTGGAAAGACATTCGCGAAGAGGCCATTGCATTCTCGAAAAGCACAACCTGA
- the LOC126542388 gene encoding 3-alpha-hydroxysteroid sulfotransferase-like isoform X1 has product MSHKKVPTFFFFSPTPKQSCQDTKPAKTDEFSTHTRPEGKAPRRPFHRVVDGVPRCAWLDPDIFREFHLFRPMLNDVITSTYPKSGTHWVQFLVQLILKGGKLVESYEEFTSHTHALEYMKHDDWKPSLPMRLFYSHLPLNKETMSKEAKYIYIARNPWDICVSFYHMMNEVSVWQFQGATFEEFVDAFLETDLGYGSYFDHVSSGYNLRNEPNVLFITYEDLKRDTRGLVLSLARFLGERYYRALKEDAELLAKILEWSKPEFMRKIIILDFGTTDNPAFKEMFERNTLSCSHGYEGDKSKYAMVRTAKVGGWKEHFTSELLARLEKKIEEEGDNAAFIDLWKDIREEAIAFSKSTT; this is encoded by the coding sequence ACTGATGAATTCTCCACGCACACGCGGCCAGAAGGCAAAGCACCACGCAGGCCTTTCCACAGAGTGGTCGACGGGGTGCCAAGATgtgcttggctggatccggacaTCTTCCGCGAGTTCCACCTGTTCAGACCCATGCTGAATGACGTCATAACGAGCACGTATCCCAAAAGCGGAACTCACTGGGTACAATTCCTCGTCCAACTCATCCTAAAGGGAGGGAAACTGGTGGAGTCGTATGAAGAGTTCACCAGTCACACTCATGCATTAGAGTACATGAAGCACGACGATTGGAAACCCAGTCTCCCAATGAGACTGTTCTACTCGCATCTTCCTCTGAACAAGGAGACCATGAGCAAGGAGGCCAAGTACATTTACATCGCCCGAAACCCGTGGGACATCTGCGTCTCCTTCTACCACATGATGAACGAGGTCAGCGTCTGGCAGTTTCAAGGTGCCACCTTCGAGGAGTTCGTGGACGCCTTTCTGGAGACCGACCTGGGCTACGGAAGCTACTTCGATCACGTCTCGTCGGGCTACAACCTGAGAAACGAACCGAACGTGCTGTTCATCACTTACGAGGACCTCAAGAGGGACACCAGAGGGCTGGTACTGAGCTTGGCGCGGTTCCTGGGGGAGCGCTACTACCGAGCCTTGAAGGAAGACGCCGAGCTTCTGGCAAAAATATTGGAGTGGTCGAAGCCTGAATTTATGCGCAAAATAATAATACTAGATTTCGGCACAACCGATAACCCGGCATTCAAGGAAATGTTCGAGAGGAACACGCTGTCATGCTCTCACGGGTACGAAGGAGACAAGAGCAAATACGCCATGGTGAGAACAGCCAAGGTGGGTGGCTGGAAAGAGCACTTCACGTCAGAGCTACTGGCTCGTTTGGAGAAGAAGATAGAAGAGGAAGGTGACAACGCAGCATTCATTGATCTTTGGAAAGACATTCGCGAAGAGGCCATTGCATTCTCGAAAAGCACAACCTGA